aatattataattacaaaAGTTATCACTCAATGACTATCAAAATAAGCTTGATGTCCCAAAGATCGAACACTCTAAGTCTAACCACCCTAATATGTACAATATTCATTAGCTTGAGCTCACTATTGTTCAACCTTTttcttgcctttacctacaaaTATAAGCAATATCTGTAAGTCGAttaactcagtaagaaaagcataaccataacataaatataaacaAGATTATAATTAGGTTCCCATACACCCAATTACAATCTTATCCCGCGTCCCACGCATAATGAGTTTGAAACGTTCGTACAATAGTAcgattgaccataatatcaacCTATATTTGGTACTCTAATCATACCAATGTGATAGCATCAATTTATACTCTGCCAAACATATATCCATCGGTATtcagtgcaactctatgtactaATACCACCTTTAATGATATGTTATCTATTAGACATTCATAAacatgcatgctaaacatgtaagCACATATGAAATTATTATACTAGTCTTACCTTGATTTTGAATTTAGGTGTTCTGGTCAATCTGATTGGAAACTGCTGCTCAACAATTTATAGGCCCTTAAGTCACAACATACGTAAAAttgataagtgatacgctaaataacTTTTCAGGGATTTTAGTCAAAACTttaagtttccctatcgatagatAGCGtagaaataccctaaatatcgataaaacacaaaaaactaaggtctaaaatctaaaaaatccaATTAAGCGAAAACCCAAAGTGGTTCGCCATTTTTTGGGGTTCTGCTAGAAAAACCAGTTCATCGTTTTGGAAAAGACCAAATTTTGAATTCTAAGTCAAATATATCCTAAAACGCGCCAAAACTTCCAGAACACCTAATCAAGACATAATAAGCATAATCCAACCAAAAACAATAGTTAAAACCCCTGGatacaaattcaccattaaagacatAAGCTTGAGCTTGAAATCTCAAACTTTGGTCTTcctcaacaacaacaaaatcagcTTAAAAAAAGCTTAAACAACTCATAAGCAACCTCAGAATCAAACCACAACACAACTTAAAACTTACAGcaataaaaattcaaacttGCATGCAAACCTATCCTCAAACTTGAAAATTCAAAGATAAAAAGAAGAACAAGTTTATTTAAAGCTATAATCTTCTAAATCCTATGAATTTCCTAGCCAAAACTCCTCTGAATCGCTAAGAAAAGGATGAAGAAAAATTTGGTTCTTTTGTCCTAGGGTGatgccgagagagagagagagagagagagagagagagagagagagagagagagagagagagagagagagagagagagagagagagagagagagagagagagagagagagagagagagagagagagagagagagagagagagagagagagagagagagaaattggtttttttttttttttttttttttctatttcttgATTTTCATAAACATAAGATAATGATAACAATTgtctattttaaattaattaataataaacaactaaataattaatattaagcCACTTAAAATCAAATACTAAAAATCTAAGGTAAAATGACAATTTACCCCTTCCTTTAATATGAAGTAATTTAAATAATCTGGAAAACATAGTCCAAAACCACAATCCCGAATAATCTTGACATTCCAAATGTCTAAGTATATTTTCTTGCTATTTCTAAGGTTCAAAACAATATATAAGTGACTATATAGGCCAAATGTCGTATTTCACTGTTATCgggtataaaatataaaaatcataaaattttatctttGACATAATTAATACAcctaaaattcaaataaatctccataactgcaaaaataatattaaaacctACTTCGATAATAAGCCTTAAATATCTGTTAATTCTCAAAATAAGGTTAAGTGGTCATTACTAGGGGTGTATGTCGGTCGGTTTGATCGATTTACgttacattttatttaatcCAATATAAACATCGGGTTACAAAAATCTAAGTGCAACCCatccaattaagaaaaaaaaagtttcaaccTGCCCAATGAATTCGTCGGTTTAGTCGGGTTAgcactaatatttatttctttttcacattcaattgttatattttagttattgtgATAACGAGATAAATATAAagattgaatttaaaattcaaatcatccgtcataaaaaaatatagtagtttgaactttttattttaaaaatatgtatataaattatataatatatacattatatataataaaaacatatGTATAAAACACTGTCTTaatcgggttggtcgggttAGTTTGGATTGATTGGGCGGATTGATATTATTTTCAACCCGTCCAATATAAAGATTGAGCTGGTTATATTTTCGTCGGATTTTTCGGTTTGCATTTTTCATCGGGTTATCTCAGTTTGGTTTGGGTGGGTTGTTCAGATTGGGCGATTTACAAAAAATTATGTACAACCCTTACAATATCTTTTCTCTTCTCCTTTTTAAGCTAATTTCAAAATTCCTATGCAAATAGGAATAGAAATGTAGCATGAAATTCTAATGgtattaaaattaatgaaaaattaaagaattaaaagaaaaagataaatgataagCAAAAGGCTAACaatattttctcttcttcttttctctctctaatttcTAATGGCAGTTACTAATAAGATTAAGATTCCAATCTAATTAATCCTAATGCCATGACAAAAATaagcaaatttcaaaattttcaaagaaaaaggTAAAAGATAagtgaaaaaaaataagtttttcctttttttcattgttaattaattttcaaaattctcaAGGACTAAGCAAAAGTGCTCAAAGTCCTAATTCAATTGAGAATGCTTGAAGAACATATACAAATGcctaagaattttaaaattggtgCCCATCTGGTAGTTTCAAGCAAACAAGCTCAGTTCACATCATCAAGTCAACTTCACAAATGTGTAAAGTTGACTTGGAGGACAAATGCTAACCCAAAAACATTCCATGGTGATGTagacatcaatgtttgacacTTGGAATGAAGGATGACGTAACAAAGTTGAGTAGACCTGAGTCATAGTAGTTGACCTGGGAGGGGGCCCTAGCCCTGCGCCCAGGTTGACTTCAAGATCGCCGGGATGGAAGCTTAGACTTTAATAGCTTGAATCTAATTCAGTATCTTTTATTATTCTATACCATGAAGACGTGGAACAACCTAATCCAAGTCATAGGAGTTAAAATTACACAAAACCTGCAACCCGAAAGCCAACTTGGGAACCTAGGGTTTCATCCAGCACCCAAGTTGACATATCCAACTAGGGTTTTAGTTTTTGGGATCGTCTTAGTGCAAAAGGGTCAAAAATTATATTGGGACGTAAACTAGACATATCACGGACACATATGAGGCATCAAAATTAGAATCGGAGCAAGTTTATTTTTTAGCACCCAGGGCCCCAAGCacccagcgcccaagttgacaatctGTCAATCTGGGCGCATTCCAAGTATCAGATTAGAGATTCGAATTTAGCATATTCACTGTCTTCATCAAAATGGGAAAATAGGTCCTTTCGAAGAAAAAATAACACAAACTGGGTACAAAAAATAGGGCATAGTTCCCAGGATGACCCTTAGGGTTAGCCTTGTGCCCatgttgacattttgtcaacctgggctATTTTAAATAGAGTTTTTCAAGAATCCTTTCGAGCATCTTCtctatttttagaaaatattgagaTTCAACTATTTTTGAGGACCAAACAGAGTTTCTGAAGGGACAAAACTGGGACCTGGTACCCAGGTTGATACTTGGGACTAGGCCCATCACCTAGGTTGATATATTGTCAACCTGGGTTGTTTCTGATCCATTTCATCAAAAATTGTTCCGAGAATTTTTTCCATCATCGTAAGTAATGAAGATTCAAGAAAACTCGGAGAAAAATGACAAACTCGAGCCCTTAGAAATGGGGCCCATTGCTCAGGTTGACAATCAACTTGGGATGCTGCCTTCAATTActcaaatgtcaaatctaatgaAACTATTGAATTCAAAATGGTCAAAAACAAGGTGAGAGAACTCATCCTAAAGTTTAGAAGCCTTAGAAGTATCGAAAATGAGATCACAGGAGTTCGAGAGTAAGTACCTAGCACATAGATTGACAAAAGGACTAGTGCGCTGGCATCTGCTTATTCGATTCTAATTCTGATTCTGTTTTGACCATCTATCTAGTTTTTCACAATAACAAAGATCTATAAAGTCAGAGAAGTAAAATTTACAACTTTGCATTTCTCATTTCCAGCTCACACAGAAATGAAGAGTTTTGAGtctcttatttttataaaacagcAACATCTCTGAGAAGTGGTTACCAGCTTCGCCACAAATGGTGAGGAGTGATCAAAATATCCTAATTTAATTGAATaaattaagaagaaaaagaaagggtTAAATATTTACTTTTGTTTTTAGTAAATTTTGAGTAGAGTCTAAAAGAGGTGattggagagagaaagagagagaaagaaaagcaTCCCCACACAAAAGGTGGTGGGAAAAAAGTTCTTTTTGTACACACTGCGATGATGGCGATGATGATGCCTGCAATCTCCAACAGCAGCAGCAACACCAATACCCAGCACCACCACCCAACAAAAATtcctttctcttctcttctcttctcttctcttcttctttacCCTCTTAGCCTTAACTCTTAACCATGGgtgatctctctctcttttcaccTCTCTTTACTTTACTACTCAACTACTTTTATGGCCACTTCCCATGAATCCCTGCAACTCGATACACCTATGGCTGCCAAGTGCGGTTGCTGGTCTGTCCTTAGACGCAGCGTTACTGGTGCCTGCAACACTTCTACTTCCAAAGACTCTCCTAACACTATTCCTCGTACTAGCCTTGTTTACGAtgcaggtatatatatatatgtatctatatctatatctatGTCAATTTGTTATGTTTGTGGATGCTCTCAATCTGGGTCAGAATTTCTTGCTTTTAGTTTTCATATAAAGACTTTAAATCAATAAGGTTGATCTGAGTTATATGGTTTATGGTAAAGTAGGTACCATGTGTTTCTTCTGCTTTCTTTCTCTCagaaaaatgtttttttttttgttttgctaCACTCTGAGAAAAATGTTAATAAATCCTTTTCTTTtgtttctaaattttcaatCAAAGTTAATCAACTTTTATGATGTTGTGATCCTCAATCCATTGTGATTCCTTCTGGCTCAGTATTCCTTTGTTTTCAAGGAAAAAAGGTCTGCAATCATATCTTCATAACTGACTCACTGGACTTCTTGTAATTTCAAGGACAGATCTCAAGCTGGGCAATTTGTGGTTTCTCTTACCAATACCAGTTTCAGTGCTCTAAGCATCAGAAAATGCAATTCTGTCATCTGATGATtcttaaagttaaaaaaacttTATTGTTTTCTAATGCTATATGCCTCTCAGTAGCTGTTTCAGCTTTATCTTGTTCTTAATAATTGACAatgatgatttatttatttatttttttttttatgttttagctTGGTTTGAAAAatctctccttcttcttcttcttcttttgttgCAAACagttttatgatttttattttcttcttaaaaTGTCAGGAACCAGTAAGTGATTAGACTCTATTATGTTTTCTGGATACATGAAAGGAAATCTGATTTAACAACTTTTCTTTACTCTAAGAAAGATTATTCTCATTTGCAGCCACTGAGACACGTTACCTAAACGCAAGCAACCGAGAGCTATGCCCACCTAATGAAGCTCATCTATCTTCTGATAATCCCACCCCACCACCCTCAGATGAGAAATCCAATTGCCAGTTGCTTCAATTCTCTTTCCAAGAGCTAAAATCTGCAACCGGGAACTTTAGGCCGGATAGCATACTTGGTGAGGGTGGATTTGGATTTGTCTTCAAAGGATGGATAGAGGAAAATGGGACGGCACCGGCGAAACCTGGCTCGGGAGTTACAGTAGCTGTTAAGAGCTTAAAGCCAGATGGTCTACAAGGTCACAGAGAATGGGTGGTTAGTAAGAATATATCTGACTTGGGTTAGTAGGATTGATACTGAAAGGGACTGTCCATGAGGCACTAAAGAAAACATATTATGCTAACATGTGAATTGTAATACTTTCTTTGATGCAGGCTGAAGTTGACTTCCTTGGACAGCTTCACCATCCCAATCTGGTTAAGCTTATTGGGTATTGCATTGAAGATGATCAACGACTGCTTGTTTATGAATTCATGACTCGTGGGAGTCTTGAAAATCATCTTTTTAGAAGTGAGTGTACCTAATATCTTGACTTCTTTTTCTCTTGTCCCTTTCTATTAGATATATTTTGTTCAttaagtaaaaacagtttttccTACTTTTTTGTTCATTAAGTGTGGCAGTTTGGATTTCTGAAGATAATAATTCTTTTCACATTATATGCAACGACCCGAAAACTCCATTAATTCACTGTTCTCTTCTCCTTATCTTCCCAAttcatgtatatatactatGATGCTTGTTAGTGTTTGCCTACTAGTACTCCATTGTTTTCTAAAATAAATGTTGATATTCCCAAATTTTGAAGGGAATATACCTCTTCCATGGTGCAATAGGATTAAAATAGCACTTGGAGCAGCAAAAGGATTGGCCTTCCTCCACAATGGTCCAGAACCAGTCATTTACAGAGATTTTAAGACGTCCAACATATTGCTGGATTCAGTACGTGCTCATAAGTTTATTAACTAGTAGAAAATATAGTAACTTTGTTCATTTCATCATTATTACCATAAATTTCTTGGCTTTAATGAATCATTAAACACAATGGGGTTTCCTTTTATAGGAATACAATGCAAAGCTTTCAGATTTCGGTTTAGCTAAAGCTGGGCCACAAGGAGACAAAACACATGTTTCCACGAGAGTGGTTGGGACATACGGTTATGCTGCTCCAGAATATGTTATGACAGGTACGAAAATCATTGCAGCCGGTCCATGGTTCATTGGGACCATTCTCCTATATTTTAATAGAGAGTAGTAGTTTTGACTAGTCCCTTACCCTTTTGGAAGAGCTAGCACTTGAATTCAATTTTGATCTATAATAAATCTGCATTATGAGTAATCCTTATTAGCTAACGTTGAATCCAGTTTTAAATAGTTAGCTAGCTAGTTAAAGAGATAACATTGAAAGTCAATGCACAAACCATCTATGTGGAACCTGTCATTATGTTGTTACAGATTACAATTCTCACTATCATCTTATTGGAATTCCTACTCAACATTCCAATGCTTACCTTACATTAAAAATCTTAGATCTAACTAGTTGTATAAAATGGGACCTCTCTTCCTGTTTGTCAGGACACTTGACATCTAAAAGTGATGTTTATAGCTTTGGAGTAGTGCTACTTGAGATTTTAACAGGAAGAAGATCAATGGACAAGAAACGTCCTAGTGGGGAACAGAACCTAGTGGCATGGGCTCGTCCATACTTGGCTGAAAAGAGAAAGCTTTACCAACTAGTGGATCCTCGGTTGGAGCTGAATTACTCCCTTAAAGGGGTACAGAAGGTCTCTCAGTTAGCTTACAACTGCCTCAGTAGGGACCCTAAATCGCGACCTAGCATGGATGAAGTTGTGAAGGTTCTTACTCCATTGCTTGATCTCAATGACCTTGCTATCTTATCTTATCACTCCCGTTTATCTCAGCAAGGGAGACGCAAGAAGAAATCTGATGGAACTCAGCAGATCACATACACTCAATCCAAAAGCATAAGAGA
This Cannabis sativa cultivar Pink pepper isolate KNU-18-1 chromosome 6, ASM2916894v1, whole genome shotgun sequence DNA region includes the following protein-coding sequences:
- the LOC115725304 gene encoding serine/threonine-protein kinase PBL35, which codes for MATSHESLQLDTPMAAKCGCWSVLRRSVTGACNTSTSKDSPNTIPRTSLVYDAATETRYLNASNRELCPPNEAHLSSDNPTPPPSDEKSNCQLLQFSFQELKSATGNFRPDSILGEGGFGFVFKGWIEENGTAPAKPGSGVTVAVKSLKPDGLQGHREWVAEVDFLGQLHHPNLVKLIGYCIEDDQRLLVYEFMTRGSLENHLFRRNIPLPWCNRIKIALGAAKGLAFLHNGPEPVIYRDFKTSNILLDSEYNAKLSDFGLAKAGPQGDKTHVSTRVVGTYGYAAPEYVMTGHLTSKSDVYSFGVVLLEILTGRRSMDKKRPSGEQNLVAWARPYLAEKRKLYQLVDPRLELNYSLKGVQKVSQLAYNCLSRDPKSRPSMDEVVKVLTPLLDLNDLAILSYHSRLSQQGRRKKKSDGTQQITYTQSKSIRDSPRNTGKQQKR